From a region of the Lactuca sativa cultivar Salinas chromosome 4, Lsat_Salinas_v11, whole genome shotgun sequence genome:
- the LOC111897132 gene encoding equilibrative nucleotide transporter 3, with product MAVMNVAAPNETPVKLEGKFLAILVCWILGFGSLVAWNSMLTIGDYYYELFPDYHPSRVLTLVYQPFAIGTIAILAYNESKIDTRKRNIAGYILFFLCTLALIVIDLATSGKGGIGNYIGICVFVAGFGVADAHVQGGMVGDLAFMKPEFMQSFFAGLGASGIVTSGLRLITKAAFDKSPHGLRKGAILFLGISTFSEFLCILLYAFVFGKLPIVKYYRTKAAKEGSKTVSSDLAAAGIQTESNGTTDIDAKVPERLSTKQLLVKNIDYALDLFLIYVLTLSIFPGFLYENTGHHQLGSWYPLVLIAMYNAWDLISRYIPLIGFLKIESRKWLMIATLARFLFVPAFYFTAKYGDQGWMIMLISLLGLTNGYLTVCVMTVAPKGCTGPEANALGNILVMFLLGGIFAGVALDWLWIIGNGKF from the exons ATGGCAGTTATGAATGTCGCTGCTCCAAACGAAACTCCAGTGAAACTTGAG GGGAAGTTTCTTGCAATTTTGGTATGTTGGATTCTTGGATTTGGATCTTTGGTCGCATGGAATAGTATGTTAACCATAGGAGACTACTACTATGAGTTATTTCCA GATTATCATCCATCAAGAGTACTTACCTTGGTCTACCAACCCTTCGCAATAGGAACAATAGCAATACTTGCATATAACGAGTCAAAAATCGACACTAGGAAACGTAACATTGCAGGATACATCTTATTCTTTTTATGCACTTTAGCCCTCATTGTG ATAGATTTAGCCACATCAGGGAAGGGTGGAATTGGAAATTACATCGGTATATGTGTTTTTGTTGCCGGATTTGGAGTAGCCGATGCTCATGTTCAAGGTGGAATGGTTGGAGACTTAGCCTTCATGAAGCCAGAATTCATGCAA TCATTTTTTGCGGGTTTGGGAGCATCCGGTATTGTAACATCGGGTTTAAGGCTAATTACAAAAGCCGCATTTGACAAATCTCCCCATGGTTTACGAAAAGGGGCAA TTTTATTCCTCGGAATCTCAACATTCTCTGAGTTTCTTTGCATTCTTCTATACGCCTTTGTGTTTGGTAAATTACCGATTGTGAAATATTATCGCACAAAAGCAGCAAAAGAAGGATCAAAAACTGTTTCATCTGATCTCGCAGCTGCAGGCATCCAAACTGAATCAAATGGAACA ACTGATATCGATGCTAAGGTTCCTGAACGATTGAGCACTAAACAACTTCTCGTCAAAAACATCGATTATGCATTGGATTTGTTCTTGATATATGTCCTTACTCTCTCCATTTTCCCTGGATTCTTGTATGAAAATACAGGACACCACCAATTGGGTTCATG gtACCCTCTTGTTCTAATAGCAATGTACAATGCTTGGGATCTGATATCCAGATACATTCCTCTAATCGGGTTTCTTAAGATTGAATCAAGAAAATGGCTAATGATTGCTACATTGGCACGTTTTTTATTTGTTCCAGCATTTTATTTCACTGCAAAATATGGTGATCAAGGTTGGATGATCATGCTTATATCCTTACTTGGATTGACAAATGGTTACCTCACTGTATGTGTCATGACTGTAGCTCCTAAAGGTTGCACG GGTCCAGAAGCAAATGCATTGGGGAACATTTTGGTAATGTTTCTTCTAGGTGGAATATTCGCGGGTGTGGCTTTAGATTGGCTATGGATAATTGGGAATGGAAAATTTTGA